In Streptomyces nodosus, one DNA window encodes the following:
- a CDS encoding phosphatidylinositol mannoside acyltransferase: MTSLKERLTDGLYGLGWSAVKTLPEPVATRLGRTVADLAWKRRGKGVLRLESNYARVVPDASPARLAELSRAGMRSYLRYWMESFRLPAWSADRVRNGFEAKDIHHLTDGLASGRGVVLALPHLANWDLAGAWVTTALETPFTTVAERLRPESLYDRFVAYREGLGMEVLPHTGGSAFGTLARRLRDGGLVCLVADRDLSSSGVEVSFFGETARMPAGPALLAQQTGALLLPVTLWYDDSPVMRGRVHPPVEVPQSGTRAEQTSLMTQALADAFAQGIAEHPEDWHMLQRLWLDDLDPAKAPPESGKGTA; this comes from the coding sequence GTGACCAGCCTCAAGGAACGGCTGACGGACGGGCTCTACGGCCTCGGCTGGAGCGCGGTGAAGACGCTGCCGGAACCCGTCGCCACCCGGCTGGGCCGGACCGTCGCGGACCTCGCCTGGAAGCGGCGCGGCAAGGGCGTACTACGGCTCGAGAGCAACTACGCACGGGTGGTGCCGGACGCGAGCCCCGCGCGGCTCGCCGAGCTGAGCCGGGCGGGCATGCGCTCGTATCTGCGCTACTGGATGGAGTCCTTCCGGCTGCCGGCCTGGAGCGCCGACCGGGTCAGGAACGGCTTCGAGGCCAAGGACATACATCACCTCACCGACGGCCTCGCCTCGGGCCGGGGCGTGGTGCTCGCGCTGCCGCACCTGGCCAACTGGGACCTGGCGGGGGCCTGGGTCACCACCGCGCTGGAGACCCCGTTCACCACGGTCGCCGAGCGGCTCAGGCCCGAGTCGCTCTACGACCGTTTCGTCGCCTACCGCGAGGGCCTGGGCATGGAGGTGCTGCCGCACACCGGCGGCTCCGCGTTCGGCACCCTGGCCCGGCGGCTGCGCGACGGCGGCCTGGTCTGTCTGGTGGCCGACCGCGATCTGTCCTCCTCCGGGGTCGAGGTCTCCTTCTTCGGCGAGACGGCCCGGATGCCCGCGGGACCCGCGCTGCTCGCCCAGCAGACCGGGGCACTGCTGCTGCCGGTGACCCTCTGGTACGACGACTCTCCCGTCATGCGGGGGCGCGTCCATCCCCCGGTCGAGGTACCGCAGTCAGGTACCCGGGCCGAGCAGACGTCCCTCATGACACAGGCGCTGGCCGACGCCTTCGCCCAGGGGATCGCCGAGCACCCGGAGGACTGGCACATGCTGCAACGCCTGTGGCTCGACGACCTGGATCCCGCGAAGGCGCCCCCGGAGTCCGGGAAGGGGACGGCGTGA
- the pgsA gene encoding phosphatidylinositol phosphate synthase — protein MLNKYARAFFTRVLTPFAAFLIRRGVSPDTVTLIGTAGVVAGALVFYPRGEFFWGTVVITLFVFSDLVDGNMARQLGRSSRWGAFLDSTLDRVADGAIFGGFALWYAGTGNNVMLCAVSIFCLASGQVVSYTKARGESIGLPVAVNGLVERAERLVISLVAAGFAGLHAFGVPGIQVLLPIALWIVAVGSLVTLVQRVVTVRREAAEADAAAALQKGENASQGTSHGSGAAQ, from the coding sequence ATGCTGAACAAGTACGCGCGTGCATTCTTCACGCGTGTCCTCACACCGTTCGCCGCGTTTCTGATCCGCAGGGGCGTCAGTCCCGACACGGTCACGCTGATCGGTACCGCCGGAGTGGTCGCGGGCGCACTGGTCTTCTATCCCCGGGGCGAGTTCTTCTGGGGCACGGTCGTCATCACCCTGTTCGTGTTCTCGGACCTCGTCGACGGCAACATGGCACGCCAGCTGGGCCGCTCCAGCCGCTGGGGCGCCTTCCTGGACTCCACGCTCGACCGGGTCGCCGACGGAGCGATCTTCGGCGGCTTCGCCCTGTGGTACGCGGGCACCGGGAACAACGTCATGCTGTGCGCGGTCTCGATCTTCTGTCTGGCCAGCGGCCAGGTGGTGTCCTACACCAAGGCCCGCGGCGAGTCGATCGGACTGCCCGTCGCGGTCAACGGGCTGGTGGAGCGCGCGGAGCGGCTGGTGATCTCGCTGGTCGCGGCCGGTTTCGCGGGGCTGCACGCGTTCGGTGTGCCCGGCATCCAGGTGCTGCTGCCGATCGCGCTGTGGATCGTCGCCGTCGGCAGCCTGGTCACCCTGGTCCAGCGGGTGGTCACGGTGCGCAGGGAAGCGGCCGAGGCGGATGCCGCGGCGGCCCTGCAGAAGGGCGAGAATGCCTCACAGGGGACCTCGCACGGGAGCGGGGCCGCGCAGTGA
- a CDS encoding elongation factor G-like protein EF-G2, whose product MGDKANTHTGAAGRAPAADHPASVRNVVLVGHSGAGKTTLVEALALTAGAVNRAGRVEDGGTVSDYDEIEHRQQRSVQLSLVPVDWDGVKINVLDTPGYADFVGELRAGLRAADAALFVVSASDGVDGSTRMVWEECAAVGMPRAIVITHLETARADFEEMTRICAQVFGRDDPDAVLPLYLPLRDGPGPDGHAPVTGLIGLLTRQLFDYSSGERKESEPGPDQLPLIEEARNRLIEGIIAESEDETLMDRYLGGADIDLDTLVQDLERAVARGSFFPVLAAAPAAEGARKGLGTVELLELIRRGFPTPLERDGLTVSTPDGKQRDLTLCDPDGPLVAEVVKTSSDPYVGRVSLVRVFSGTLRPDETVHVSGHGLTDRGHEDHDVDERVGALSAPFGKQQRPLTHCVAGDLACVAKLSRAETGDTLSATDDPLLMAPWEMPDPLLPIAIRAHSKPDEDKLSQGLARLVAEDPTMRLEQNQDTHQVVLWCLGEAHADVALERLRTRYGVQVDVVPYRVSLRETFAGRSAGRGRHVKQSGGHGQYAICAIEVEPLPGGSGIEFVDKVVGGAVPRQFIPSVEKGVRAQAARGVAAGYPLVDVRVTLLDGKAHSVDSSDAAFQTAGALALREAAGDATIHLLEPVAEVTVLVGDDYVGAVMSDLSGRRGRVVGTEQTSGGRTLIRAEVPEIEIGRYLVDLRSLSHGTARFSRSYARHEPMPPQLAAKVREQAQDAP is encoded by the coding sequence ATGGGCGACAAGGCGAACACACACACCGGAGCCGCCGGCAGGGCTCCGGCGGCCGACCACCCCGCGTCCGTACGGAACGTGGTACTGGTCGGCCACAGCGGAGCGGGCAAGACGACCCTGGTGGAGGCGCTCGCGCTGACCGCGGGAGCGGTGAACCGGGCGGGCCGCGTGGAGGACGGCGGCACCGTCTCGGACTACGACGAGATCGAGCACCGGCAGCAGCGCTCGGTGCAGCTCTCCCTGGTCCCCGTCGACTGGGACGGGGTCAAGATCAATGTGCTGGACACCCCCGGGTACGCCGACTTCGTCGGTGAGCTGCGGGCCGGTCTGCGCGCCGCGGACGCGGCCCTCTTCGTGGTCTCGGCCTCCGACGGCGTGGACGGCTCGACCCGGATGGTGTGGGAGGAGTGCGCGGCCGTCGGCATGCCGCGGGCCATCGTGATCACGCATCTGGAGACCGCGCGCGCCGACTTCGAGGAGATGACCCGGATCTGCGCCCAGGTCTTCGGCCGGGACGACCCCGACGCCGTGCTGCCGCTGTATCTGCCGCTGCGGGACGGCCCGGGACCGGACGGACACGCGCCCGTGACCGGGCTGATCGGTCTGCTGACCCGGCAGTTGTTCGACTACTCCTCCGGCGAGCGCAAGGAGTCCGAGCCGGGTCCCGACCAACTGCCGCTGATCGAGGAGGCCCGCAACCGGCTGATCGAGGGGATCATCGCGGAGAGCGAGGACGAGACCCTCATGGACCGCTATCTGGGCGGTGCGGACATCGACCTCGACACCCTGGTCCAGGACCTTGAGCGGGCCGTCGCACGCGGAAGCTTCTTCCCGGTGCTGGCCGCCGCCCCCGCCGCCGAGGGCGCCCGCAAGGGCCTCGGCACCGTCGAACTCCTCGAGCTGATCCGGCGCGGCTTCCCCACCCCGCTGGAGCGGGACGGGCTCACGGTCTCCACCCCGGACGGCAAACAGCGCGACCTCACGCTGTGCGACCCGGACGGGCCGCTGGTGGCGGAGGTCGTCAAGACCTCGTCCGACCCGTATGTGGGCCGGGTCTCGCTGGTCCGGGTGTTCTCGGGCACCCTGCGTCCCGACGAGACGGTGCATGTGTCCGGGCACGGGCTGACCGACCGCGGCCATGAGGACCACGACGTCGACGAACGCGTCGGCGCCCTGTCCGCGCCCTTCGGCAAACAGCAGCGCCCCCTGACCCACTGTGTCGCGGGCGACCTGGCGTGCGTGGCGAAACTCAGCCGGGCCGAGACCGGGGACACCCTCTCGGCCACGGACGACCCGCTGCTCATGGCGCCCTGGGAGATGCCGGACCCGCTGCTGCCGATCGCCATCAGGGCGCACAGCAAGCCGGACGAGGACAAGCTCAGCCAGGGACTGGCCCGACTGGTCGCCGAGGACCCGACCATGCGCCTCGAGCAGAACCAGGACACCCACCAGGTGGTGCTGTGGTGTCTGGGCGAGGCGCACGCGGACGTCGCCCTGGAACGGCTGCGCACCCGGTACGGCGTCCAGGTCGACGTGGTCCCGTACCGGGTCTCCCTGCGGGAGACGTTCGCGGGCCGCTCCGCCGGGCGCGGCCGGCACGTCAAGCAGTCCGGCGGGCACGGCCAGTACGCGATCTGCGCCATCGAGGTCGAACCGCTGCCCGGCGGCTCCGGCATCGAGTTCGTGGACAAGGTGGTCGGCGGGGCCGTACCGCGGCAGTTCATCCCGTCCGTCGAGAAGGGCGTCCGCGCCCAGGCCGCCAGGGGTGTGGCGGCCGGATACCCGCTCGTCGACGTCCGGGTGACGCTCCTGGACGGCAAGGCCCACTCCGTGGACTCCTCGGACGCCGCCTTCCAGACCGCGGGTGCGCTCGCCCTGCGGGAGGCCGCGGGCGACGCCACGATCCATCTGCTGGAACCGGTCGCCGAGGTGACGGTGCTGGTCGGGGACGACTATGTCGGCGCCGTGATGAGCGACCTGTCCGGGCGGCGCGGCCGGGTGGTGGGCACCGAACAGACAAGCGGCGGGCGCACCTTGATACGGGCCGAGGTGCCGGAGATCGAGATCGGCCGGTACTTGGTCGATCTGCGCTCCCTCTCGCACGGCACCGCACGCTTCAGCCGCTCCTACGCACGGCATGAACCGATGCCGCCGCAGCTCGCGGCGAAGGTCAGGGAACAGGCGCAGGATGCCCCGTAG
- a CDS encoding HIT family protein has translation MLHCMTSEPEQQIGVGTQDAFQRLWTPHRMAYIQGENKPTGPGAGDGCPFCSIPAKSDEDGLIVRRGEQVYAVLNLYPYNGGHLMVVPYRHVADYTDLTEPETAELAELTKQAMTALRTASGAHGFNIGMNQGTVAGAGIAAHLHQHIVPRWGGDTNFMPVVGHTKVLPQLLADTRKMLAEAWPTEAGPSGA, from the coding sequence ATGCTGCACTGCATGACGAGTGAGCCGGAGCAGCAGATCGGAGTGGGGACGCAGGACGCGTTCCAGCGCCTGTGGACGCCCCACCGGATGGCCTACATCCAGGGGGAGAACAAGCCGACCGGTCCGGGTGCCGGCGACGGCTGCCCGTTCTGCTCGATCCCGGCCAAGTCAGACGAGGACGGCCTGATCGTCCGGCGCGGCGAACAGGTGTACGCGGTGCTCAATCTCTACCCGTACAACGGCGGCCATCTGATGGTGGTGCCCTACCGCCATGTCGCCGACTACACCGATCTGACGGAGCCGGAGACCGCGGAGCTCGCCGAGCTGACCAAGCAGGCGATGACCGCCCTGCGCACCGCCTCCGGCGCCCATGGCTTCAACATCGGCATGAACCAGGGCACGGTCGCCGGCGCGGGCATCGCGGCCCATCTGCACCAGCACATCGTTCCCCGCTGGGGCGGGGACACCAATTTCATGCCGGTGGTGGGTCACACCAAGGTGCTGCCGCAGCTGCTGGCCGACACCAGGAAGATGCTCGCGGAGGCCTGGCCCACGGAAGCCGGACCGTCCGGCGCCTGA
- the thrS gene encoding threonine--tRNA ligase: MSDVRVIIQRDSEREERTVTTGTTAAELFAGERSIIAARVGGELKDLAHQVRDGETVEAVEISSEDGLNILRHSTAHVMAQAVQEIFPEAKLGIGPPVRDGFYYDFDVEKPFTPEDLKAIEKKMQEIQKRGQRFSRRVVTDDAAREELADEPYKLELIGLKGSASSDDGADVEVGAGELTIYDNLDAKTGELCWKDLCRGPHLPTTRNIPAFKLMRNAAAYWRGSEKNPMLQRIYGTAWPSKDELKAHLDFLAEAEKRDHRKLGAELDLFSVPEQIGSGLAVFHPRGGIVRRVMEDYSRRRHEEEGYEFVYTPHATKGKLFETSGHLDWYADGMYPPMQLDEGVDYYLKPMNCPMHNLIFDARGRSYRELPLRLFEFGTVYRYEKSGVVHGLTRARGFTQDDAHIYCTREQMADELDRTLTFVLNLLRDYGLTDFYLELSTKDPEKFVGSDEAWEEATETLRQVAEKQGLPLVPDPGGAAFYGPKISVQAKDAIGRTWQMSTVQLDFNLPERFDLAYTGPDGSKQRPVMIHRALFGSIERFFAVLLEHYAGAFPAWLAPVQAVGIPIGDAHVEYLEKFTAAARAKGLRVEVDSSSDRMQKKIRNAQKQKVPFMVIAGDEDMSNGSVSFRFRDGSQENGIPFDEAIAKILTVVEERAQV; this comes from the coding sequence GTGTCAGACGTCCGTGTGATCATCCAACGCGATTCCGAGCGGGAAGAGCGCACGGTGACGACGGGCACCACGGCCGCCGAGCTCTTCGCCGGCGAGCGCTCGATCATCGCCGCCCGCGTGGGCGGAGAGCTCAAGGACCTCGCCCACCAGGTGCGGGACGGCGAGACCGTCGAGGCCGTGGAGATCTCCTCCGAGGACGGTCTGAACATCCTGCGCCACTCGACGGCACATGTGATGGCCCAGGCCGTGCAGGAGATCTTCCCCGAGGCCAAGCTGGGCATCGGCCCGCCGGTCAGGGACGGCTTCTACTACGACTTCGACGTCGAGAAGCCGTTCACCCCCGAGGATCTCAAGGCCATCGAGAAGAAGATGCAGGAGATCCAGAAGCGCGGCCAGCGCTTCTCGCGGCGCGTGGTCACCGACGACGCCGCCCGCGAGGAGCTCGCCGACGAGCCGTACAAGCTGGAGCTGATCGGCCTCAAGGGCTCCGCCTCCAGCGACGACGGCGCGGACGTCGAGGTCGGCGCCGGCGAGCTGACCATCTACGACAACCTCGATGCCAAGACCGGCGAGCTGTGCTGGAAGGACCTCTGCCGCGGTCCCCACCTGCCCACCACCCGGAACATCCCGGCCTTCAAGCTGATGCGCAACGCGGCCGCCTACTGGCGCGGCAGCGAGAAGAACCCCATGCTCCAGCGCATCTACGGCACCGCCTGGCCCTCCAAGGACGAGCTGAAGGCGCACCTGGACTTCCTCGCCGAGGCCGAGAAGCGCGACCACCGCAAGCTCGGCGCCGAGCTCGACCTGTTCTCCGTCCCGGAGCAGATCGGCTCCGGCCTCGCCGTCTTCCACCCCCGGGGCGGCATCGTCCGCCGGGTGATGGAGGACTACTCGCGGCGCCGCCACGAGGAGGAGGGCTACGAGTTCGTCTACACCCCGCACGCCACCAAGGGGAAGCTCTTCGAGACCTCGGGCCACCTGGACTGGTACGCCGACGGCATGTACCCGCCCATGCAGCTCGACGAGGGCGTGGACTACTACCTCAAGCCCATGAACTGCCCGATGCACAACCTGATCTTCGACGCGCGCGGCCGCTCCTACCGCGAACTGCCGCTGCGCCTCTTCGAGTTCGGGACGGTGTACCGCTACGAGAAGTCGGGCGTGGTGCACGGACTGACCCGGGCCCGCGGCTTCACCCAGGACGACGCGCACATCTACTGCACGCGCGAGCAGATGGCCGACGAGCTCGACCGGACGCTCACCTTCGTGCTGAACCTGCTGCGCGACTACGGCCTCACCGACTTCTATCTGGAGCTGTCCACCAAGGACCCGGAGAAGTTCGTGGGCTCCGACGAGGCCTGGGAGGAGGCCACCGAGACCCTGCGCCAGGTCGCGGAGAAGCAGGGCCTGCCGCTGGTCCCGGACCCGGGCGGCGCGGCCTTCTACGGCCCGAAGATCTCCGTCCAGGCCAAGGACGCGATCGGCCGCACCTGGCAGATGTCGACGGTCCAGCTGGACTTCAACCTGCCGGAGCGCTTCGACCTCGCCTACACGGGCCCGGACGGCTCCAAGCAGCGCCCGGTCATGATCCACCGGGCCCTGTTCGGTTCCATCGAGCGCTTCTTCGCGGTGCTCCTGGAGCACTACGCGGGCGCGTTCCCGGCGTGGCTGGCGCCGGTGCAGGCGGTCGGTATCCCGATCGGCGACGCGCATGTGGAGTATCTGGAGAAGTTCACCGCGGCGGCCCGCGCCAAGGGCCTGCGCGTCGAGGTGGACTCCTCCTCGGACCGTATGCAGAAGAAGATCCGCAACGCCCAGAAGCAGAAGGTGCCCTTCATGGTCATCGCGGGCGACGAGGACATGTCCAACGGATCGGTCTCCTTCCGCTTCCGGGACGGGTCGCAGGAGAACGGCATCCCGTTCGACGAGGCCATCGCCAAGATCCTGACGGTCGTCGAGGAGCGGGCCCAGGTCTGA
- a CDS encoding DUF4365 domain-containing protein → MAIAQPERGGLLPERRAPHRGSLAVTACMETLQVGYLHAVAAAAGCSLSQPFPDNGIDWHVSHSAPGHTVDDEVTIKVQLKCTYQIPPHQPARLPAPSGPESAAHPSRRTGAFFSFTLDNDHLAKLARTPVSVHKILVVMIVPRSQDQWLRAGHDRLDLRHCCYWINLAGHPITGRHRTTVRIPTSRIFDDRALCEIMTRVGTGGRP, encoded by the coding sequence ATGGCGATAGCGCAGCCCGAGCGGGGCGGGCTGCTGCCCGAGCGGAGGGCACCCCATCGCGGCTCACTCGCCGTCACCGCCTGCATGGAGACCCTGCAGGTGGGCTATCTGCACGCGGTCGCCGCGGCGGCCGGCTGCTCGCTGTCCCAGCCCTTCCCGGACAACGGCATCGACTGGCACGTCAGTCACAGCGCCCCGGGGCACACCGTCGACGACGAGGTCACCATCAAGGTGCAGCTCAAGTGCACCTATCAGATCCCGCCGCACCAGCCCGCCCGGCTTCCGGCACCGTCCGGGCCGGAGAGCGCCGCGCACCCGTCCCGCCGGACGGGTGCCTTCTTCTCCTTCACGCTCGACAACGACCACCTGGCGAAGCTCGCCCGCACCCCGGTCTCCGTGCACAAGATCCTCGTGGTGATGATCGTCCCCCGGTCGCAGGACCAATGGCTGCGGGCCGGACACGACCGCCTCGACCTGCGGCACTGCTGCTACTGGATCAATCTCGCCGGACATCCGATCACGGGCCGGCACCGCACCACGGTGCGCATCCCCACCTCGCGCATCTTCGACGACCGAGCCCTCTGCGAGATCATGACCCGGGTCGGAACGGGAGGCAGACCATGA
- a CDS encoding 3'-5' exonuclease produces the protein MTCWYEGPLAAFDTETTGVDVETDRIVSAAVVVQDAPGTRPRVSRWLVNPGVPVPAGATAVHGLTDEHLQRTGRWPSPVMEEIARALGEQAVRGVPLVVMNAPFDLTLLDRELRRHRDGPLERWLGSAPLRVLDPRVLDKQLDRYRKGRRTLTDLCAHYAVVLDEAHDAGADALAALEVVRAVGRRFASRLERLTPAELHALQTQWHAAQARGLQAWFARSGTPEEVDPSWPLRPELPAAA, from the coding sequence ATGACGTGCTGGTACGAGGGGCCTCTGGCCGCCTTCGACACAGAGACCACGGGCGTGGACGTGGAGACCGACCGGATCGTGTCGGCCGCCGTCGTGGTCCAGGACGCCCCGGGCACCCGGCCGCGGGTGAGCCGGTGGCTGGTGAACCCGGGAGTGCCGGTGCCCGCCGGGGCGACGGCGGTGCACGGGCTGACGGACGAACATCTGCAGCGCACCGGCCGCTGGCCGTCGCCCGTGATGGAGGAGATAGCCCGGGCTCTGGGCGAACAGGCCGTACGGGGCGTGCCGTTGGTGGTGATGAACGCGCCGTTCGATCTGACGCTCCTGGACCGGGAGTTGCGCCGGCATCGCGACGGTCCGCTGGAGCGCTGGTTGGGCTCGGCGCCGCTGCGGGTGCTGGACCCCCGGGTGCTGGACAAACAGCTGGACCGCTACCGCAAGGGCCGCCGCACGCTCACCGATCTGTGTGCGCACTATGCGGTCGTGCTGGACGAGGCGCATGACGCGGGGGCGGACGCACTGGCCGCGTTGGAGGTGGTACGGGCGGTGGGGCGCCGCTTCGCGAGCCGTCTGGAGCGGCTGACACCGGCCGAGTTGCACGCTCTGCAGACGCAGTGGCATGCGGCGCAGGCACGCGGGCTGCAGGCGTGGTTCGCCCGCAGCGGCACCCCGGAGGAGGTGGACCCTTCATGGCCGCTGCGTCCGGAGCTTCCGGCGGCCGCCTGA